The following proteins are co-located in the Deinococcus metallilatus genome:
- a CDS encoding beta-propeller fold lactonase family protein has protein sequence MKWLLGLLLLSSPASAVSIYAHTHAGMLSPAVKGIPARVYVPNGKDNTVSVIDPATFKVIRTFPVDKEPQHVVASHDLKTLWVASDQGRQSLTPIDPRTGKPGQPVPTPDPYNLYFTPDGRYALVVAENERRLDFRDARTMRLVFSLPVPCQGVNHLDFSPDGQHVLAACEFSGDLIKLDLLARKVTGKLHVGGMPQDVRLSPDGQVYYVADMMLGGLHLIDGRGPTPRKLGFVPTGKGAHGLYPSRDGTRLFVSNRGEGSVSVLDFATRRVTARWRIPGGGSPDMGSVSADGKQLWLSGRYSNVVYVFDTRSGQVIHEVRVGQGPHGLTFFPQPGRYSLGHTGNYR, from the coding sequence ATGAAATGGCTCCTCGGTCTGCTGCTCCTGAGCAGTCCGGCCTCCGCCGTGTCCATCTACGCGCACACGCATGCGGGGATGCTCAGCCCGGCGGTGAAGGGCATCCCGGCGCGTGTGTACGTCCCCAACGGCAAGGACAACACCGTGAGCGTGATCGACCCGGCCACCTTCAAGGTGATCCGCACCTTTCCGGTGGACAAAGAACCGCAGCACGTGGTCGCCTCGCACGACCTGAAGACGCTGTGGGTGGCGAGCGACCAGGGGCGGCAGTCGCTGACCCCCATCGACCCGCGCACGGGCAAACCCGGCCAGCCGGTGCCCACGCCCGACCCCTACAACCTCTACTTCACCCCCGACGGGCGCTATGCCCTGGTGGTGGCCGAGAACGAGCGCCGACTGGACTTCCGTGACGCGCGGACCATGCGCCTGGTCTTCAGCCTTCCGGTGCCCTGCCAGGGCGTCAACCACCTGGACTTCAGCCCGGACGGACAGCACGTGCTGGCGGCGTGCGAGTTCAGCGGGGACCTGATCAAGCTGGACCTGCTGGCCCGCAAGGTCACCGGCAAGCTGCACGTGGGCGGGATGCCGCAGGACGTGCGCCTCTCGCCCGACGGTCAGGTGTACTACGTGGCCGACATGATGCTGGGCGGGCTGCACCTGATCGACGGCCGCGGCCCCACGCCCCGCAAGCTCGGCTTCGTGCCCACCGGGAAGGGGGCGCATGGTCTGTACCCCAGCCGGGACGGGACGCGGCTCTTTGTCTCGAACCGGGGCGAGGGCAGCGTGAGCGTGCTGGACTTCGCCACGCGCAGGGTGACGGCCAGGTGGCGGATTCCGGGCGGCGGCAGTCCCGATATGGGCAGCGTCTCGGCGGACGGCAAGCAGCTCTGGCTCTCCGGGCGCTACAGCAACGTCGTCTATGTGTTCGACACCCGCAGCGGCCAGGTGATCCACGAGGTCCGGGTGGGACAGGGGCCGCACGGCCTGACCTTCTTCCCCCAGCCAGGGCGCTACTCGCTGGGGCATACCGGGAACTACCGCTGA
- a CDS encoding ABC transporter permease gives MNRVWLQGLLARRPLRIWGSAAGVALTVAFLALLLAFVSAGRANMTRRAVASVPVDWQVLLGAGTTRQAAEQAIRAATPVRTLLPVGYADVAGFTASTGGTVQTTGAGKVLGLPDGYRAQFPAEIRPLIGSADGALLSQQTAANLHAAVGDTVNILRYGAAPAVVKVAGIVDLPEADSLFQAVGAPRGLAPQAPPDNVLLLPRRQWDTLFAPQKVARPNTVREQLHVRLARTLPSDPGQAFALVTSLANNVEARLSGSAVVGNNLAVKLDGAREDALYAEALFLFLGLPGAILAAALTLTVAGASAAQRQQEAALLRVRGASERTVVRLGAAEALTVGSIGTLLGLALAALIAPHLTGGLAFGPLVWLLPALVGLGLAFVAVLLPTLRAVRGASVVAQRQAVGRAGTPLWQRLYLDVLLLALAGLVFWRSAASGYQLVLAPEGVAKASLQLEAFVAPLALWLGGTLLALRLLGLLLAKNLLTRLLRPLSGPLSGVVAASLSRQRPLLMRGAALVALATAFAVSTSIFNATYNDQARVDAVLTNGADVTVTGNANAPAGNHLAMLKSLPGVTDAQPLIHRFAYVGADLQDLFGIDARHFTDVSHLSDTYFKDLSAAQALAKLQARPDAVFVSQETVNDYQLALGDPLRLRLLNARTHRYQVVPFTFVGVVREFPTAPKDSFLVANASYLARMTGNGAAEVALLKVSGNPAAVVQAARKATGTLPGVQVTDLATVRSRIASGLTAVNLSGLARLELAFAVLLLAASTGLVLALGLAERRRTFTVLNALGARPRQLGAFLNGEGLVVVGFGGLFGLVIGLGVAQTLIKLLQGVFDPPPEHMLLPWLYLLGLLVAGIVATTLALNFARRASGRRVTEVLRAA, from the coding sequence ATGAACCGGGTCTGGCTTCAGGGCCTCCTCGCACGCCGTCCCCTGCGCATCTGGGGCAGCGCGGCGGGGGTCGCGCTCACCGTCGCCTTTCTCGCGCTGCTGCTCGCCTTCGTCTCGGCGGGGCGGGCCAACATGACCCGGCGGGCCGTGGCGTCCGTGCCGGTGGACTGGCAGGTGCTGCTGGGGGCGGGAACCACCCGTCAGGCCGCGGAGCAGGCGATCCGGGCCGCCACGCCCGTGAGGACCCTCCTCCCGGTCGGATACGCGGACGTGGCGGGCTTCACGGCCAGCACGGGGGGCACGGTGCAGACCACCGGCGCGGGCAAGGTGCTGGGTCTGCCGGACGGCTACCGCGCGCAGTTTCCCGCCGAGATTCGCCCGCTGATAGGCTCGGCGGACGGCGCGCTGCTGTCTCAGCAGACGGCGGCGAACCTGCATGCGGCGGTCGGGGACACGGTGAATATCCTGCGCTATGGGGCCGCGCCCGCAGTGGTCAAGGTGGCGGGCATCGTGGATTTGCCGGAGGCCGACTCGCTGTTCCAGGCCGTCGGCGCGCCCAGAGGTCTGGCCCCGCAGGCTCCACCGGACAACGTGCTGCTGCTGCCCCGCAGGCAATGGGACACGCTGTTCGCTCCGCAAAAGGTCGCGCGCCCGAACACTGTCCGCGAGCAACTCCACGTGCGGCTGGCCCGCACCCTGCCCAGTGATCCCGGCCAGGCCTTCGCCCTGGTCACCAGCCTTGCCAACAACGTGGAAGCGCGCCTCTCTGGCTCTGCCGTCGTCGGGAACAACCTGGCGGTGAAGCTGGACGGTGCCCGTGAGGACGCCCTGTACGCCGAGGCGCTGTTCCTCTTCCTGGGCTTGCCCGGAGCCATCCTGGCCGCCGCCCTGACCCTGACGGTCGCCGGGGCGAGTGCCGCGCAGCGGCAGCAGGAAGCGGCGCTGCTGCGGGTGCGCGGCGCGTCCGAACGGACGGTGGTGCGTCTGGGTGCGGCGGAAGCGTTGACCGTTGGCAGCATCGGGACGCTGCTGGGCCTGGCGCTGGCCGCCCTGATCGCGCCGCACCTCACCGGCGGTTTGGCCTTCGGCCCGCTTGTCTGGCTGCTTCCCGCACTCGTGGGCCTGGGGCTGGCATTCGTGGCCGTGCTGCTCCCTACCCTGCGGGCCGTGCGCGGTGCGAGCGTGGTGGCGCAGCGGCAGGCCGTGGGCCGGGCGGGGACCCCGCTCTGGCAACGCCTGTACCTGGACGTGCTGCTGCTGGCCCTCGCGGGCCTGGTGTTCTGGCGCAGCGCGGCCAGCGGCTATCAACTGGTCCTCGCCCCCGAAGGCGTCGCTAAAGCAAGTCTGCAACTCGAGGCCTTCGTCGCTCCCCTCGCCCTGTGGCTGGGCGGCACGCTGCTGGCGCTGCGTTTGCTGGGCCTGCTGCTCGCCAAGAACCTGTTGACCCGGTTGCTGCGTCCTCTGAGCGGCCCGCTCTCCGGCGTGGTCGCGGCCTCGCTGAGTCGGCAACGCCCGTTGTTGATGCGCGGCGCGGCTTTGGTGGCCCTCGCCACCGCCTTCGCGGTGTCCACCTCGATCTTCAACGCCACCTACAACGACCAGGCTCGGGTGGACGCGGTGTTGACCAACGGCGCGGACGTGACCGTGACCGGCAATGCGAATGCGCCCGCAGGAAACCACCTGGCCATGCTGAAGAGCCTGCCTGGCGTCACCGATGCCCAGCCCCTGATCCACCGCTTCGCGTATGTCGGCGCCGATCTTCAGGACCTCTTTGGCATCGATGCCCGGCACTTCACCGACGTGAGCCATCTCTCGGACACGTACTTCAAGGACCTGTCCGCCGCGCAGGCCCTCGCGAAACTTCAGGCCCGCCCGGACGCGGTCTTCGTGTCCCAGGAAACCGTGAACGATTACCAGCTCGCGCTGGGGGACCCGCTACGGCTCCGGCTGCTGAATGCCCGGACGCACCGGTATCAGGTGGTGCCCTTCACCTTCGTGGGCGTGGTGCGCGAGTTTCCCACCGCCCCCAAGGATTCCTTCCTGGTCGCCAACGCGAGTTACCTCGCGCGGATGACCGGGAACGGTGCGGCGGAGGTCGCGCTGCTGAAGGTCAGCGGCAACCCGGCAGCCGTCGTGCAGGCCGCCCGAAAGGCCACGGGCACTCTGCCCGGTGTGCAGGTCACGGACCTCGCCACCGTCCGCAGCCGGATCGCGTCCGGGCTGACCGCCGTGAACCTGTCGGGGCTGGCCCGCCTCGAACTGGCCTTCGCGGTGCTGCTGCTGGCCGCCTCCACGGGTCTGGTGCTGGCCCTGGGCCTCGCGGAGCGCCGCCGCACCTTCACGGTCCTGAATGCCCTGGGGGCCCGCCCCCGTCAGCTCGGCGCGTTCCTGAACGGCGAGGGGCTGGTCGTGGTGGGGTTCGGGGGCCTGTTCGGGCTGGTCATCGGCCTGGGTGTGGCTCAGACCCTGATCAAGCTGCTGCAAGGCGTGTTCGACCCGCCGCCCGAACACATGCTGCTGCCCTGGCTCTACCTGCTGGGTCTGCTGGTGGCCGGGATCGTCGCGACCACGCTGGCCTTGAACTTTGCCCGCAGGGCTTCGGGACGCAGGGTCACGGAAGTGTTGCGGGCGGCCTGA
- a CDS encoding ABC transporter ATP-binding protein, translated as MPEAEARPRGQPHLTAPAAVPLVDARQVTRAFQVAGQTVTALQGATLQICPGDRVALLGASGSGKSTLLHLLGGLDTPTSGTVTWPALGNGQDLRPGKVAFVFQAQSLMPPLTALENVALPLLLNGKPPNEAQEEAAFWLERLELLPLADHLPEELSGGQAQRVAVARALVTHPRLILADEPTGQLDSATAQHLLDVLLAALDPGAALVMATHDPDVARRLDTIWRMQDGQLVSVTRRQEETS; from the coding sequence ATGCCTGAAGCAGAGGCACGCCCCCGGGGGCAACCTCACCTCACGGCACCTGCGGCGGTGCCCCTGGTGGACGCGCGGCAGGTCACGCGGGCGTTCCAGGTGGCTGGACAGACCGTGACGGCCCTGCAAGGCGCGACCCTTCAGATTTGCCCCGGGGACCGGGTGGCCCTGCTGGGAGCCTCCGGCAGCGGCAAAAGCACCCTCCTGCACCTGCTGGGGGGACTGGACACGCCGACCAGCGGCACGGTGACCTGGCCCGCGCTGGGCAACGGGCAGGACCTGCGGCCCGGCAAGGTCGCGTTCGTCTTCCAGGCGCAGAGCCTGATGCCGCCCCTGACCGCGCTGGAGAATGTCGCGCTGCCCCTGTTGCTGAACGGGAAGCCGCCCAATGAGGCGCAGGAGGAGGCCGCGTTCTGGCTGGAACGCCTGGAACTGCTGCCCCTGGCCGACCACCTGCCCGAAGAACTCTCCGGCGGGCAGGCGCAGCGGGTGGCGGTGGCCCGCGCGCTGGTCACCCATCCCCGCCTGATCCTGGCCGACGAACCCACGGGGCAACTCGACTCCGCGACCGCCCAGCACCTGCTGGACGTGCTGCTCGCCGCTCTTGACCCGGGCGCGGCGCTGGTGATGGCCACCCATGACCCCGACGTGGCCCGCCGCCTGGACACGATCTGGCGGATGCAGGACGGGCAACTCGTCTCGGTCACCCGCAGGCAGGAGGAAACCTCATGA
- a CDS encoding ABC transporter ATP-binding protein gives MTLLQATDVYRFYHVGDDETRALRGASLEVRAGELVVLLGRSGSGKSTLLACLAGLDDPDGGQVEVAVASRRLSRRPEVQRARLRAEHLGVMLQSGNLLPHLNVLENVLLTGRILGKPDEVRARELLAQLGLAGRLAAYPSQLSGGETARVSLAAALAHGPAILLADEPTAELDLQTEVQVAQVIEAFVRQPGHGALIATHSPRLAAHASRVLRLKDGRWQDA, from the coding sequence ATGACCCTGCTGCAAGCCACCGACGTCTACCGCTTCTACCATGTTGGAGACGATGAAACCCGCGCCCTGCGCGGGGCCAGCCTGGAGGTCCGGGCGGGCGAACTGGTCGTGCTGCTGGGCCGCAGCGGCAGCGGGAAAAGCACCCTGCTGGCCTGCCTGGCGGGACTGGACGACCCCGATGGGGGCCAGGTGGAGGTCGCCGTCGCCTCCCGTCGCCTCTCGCGCCGCCCGGAGGTGCAGCGTGCCCGGCTGCGCGCCGAACACCTGGGCGTGATGCTGCAAAGCGGCAACCTGCTCCCGCATCTGAACGTGCTGGAAAACGTGCTGCTGACCGGGCGCATCCTGGGCAAACCCGATGAGGTCCGGGCACGCGAACTCCTGGCCCAACTGGGTCTGGCGGGGCGGCTGGCGGCCTATCCCAGCCAGCTTTCCGGCGGGGAGACGGCCCGCGTGTCCCTCGCGGCGGCGCTGGCGCATGGCCCGGCCATCCTGCTGGCGGACGAACCCACCGCCGAGCTGGACCTCCAGACCGAGGTGCAGGTCGCGCAGGTGATCGAGGCGTTCGTCCGTCAGCCGGGGCACGGCGCCCTGATCGCCACGCACAGCCCGCGCCTGGCCGCCCACGCCAGCCGGGTGCTGCGCCTGAAGGACGGGCGGTGGCAGGATGCCTGA
- a CDS encoding phytanoyl-CoA dioxygenase family protein: MTVTNDAKAAASMSAEAPSTPPTADQTPINATPYADPQYDVPTIMAGIYGDGIIGLKGAFSREWVARLAGELPVLYEAALARPGGAVGRGTNRHYVEIHPEDISGFLDLVTHPWVRTVCESVLGPDYKIVEIGFDVPNPGAKDQPWHRDFRAGDETLVDRRLNSLAFNLTAVDVEPDMGPFEIAPGTQWDDPSAFDHGMFPPVSLFPRYQALAQRKMPKMGDISARSALTIHRGTANHSDKPRPVLVLGVDAPGAGHDEWHDLQFTRAYYERLPQEVKDHLICRVVDELEPIVQGHTIEGLMMGDA; this comes from the coding sequence ATGACTGTCACGAATGACGCCAAGGCCGCCGCGTCCATGAGTGCCGAAGCTCCGAGTACGCCGCCCACCGCCGACCAGACCCCGATCAATGCCACGCCCTACGCCGATCCACAGTACGACGTGCCCACCATCATGGCGGGCATCTACGGCGACGGCATCATTGGCCTCAAGGGCGCATTCTCACGCGAGTGGGTGGCGAGACTCGCCGGGGAACTCCCGGTGCTGTACGAGGCGGCGCTGGCCCGGCCCGGCGGCGCCGTCGGGCGCGGCACCAACCGCCATTATGTCGAGATTCACCCCGAGGACATCAGCGGTTTTCTCGATCTCGTGACCCATCCGTGGGTCAGGACGGTGTGCGAGAGCGTCCTGGGGCCTGACTACAAGATCGTGGAGATCGGCTTCGACGTGCCCAACCCCGGCGCGAAGGACCAGCCCTGGCACCGCGACTTCCGGGCGGGCGACGAGACGCTGGTGGACCGCCGCCTGAACTCGCTGGCCTTCAATCTCACCGCCGTGGATGTGGAGCCGGACATGGGGCCCTTCGAGATCGCGCCCGGCACCCAGTGGGATGACCCCAGCGCCTTCGACCACGGCATGTTCCCCCCGGTGTCGCTGTTTCCGCGTTATCAGGCCCTCGCGCAGCGCAAGATGCCGAAAATGGGGGACATCTCCGCCCGCAGCGCGCTGACCATTCACCGCGGCACCGCCAATCACAGCGACAAGCCCCGCCCGGTCCTGGTCCTGGGGGTGGACGCGCCGGGCGCCGGGCATGACGAGTGGCACGACCTGCAATTCACGCGCGCGTACTACGAGCGGTTGCCGCAGGAGGTCAAGGATCACCTGATCTGCCGCGTCGTCGACGAACTCGAACCCATCGTTCAGGGCCACACCATCGAGGGCCTGATGATGGGGGACGCCTAA
- a CDS encoding ABC transporter permease: protein MSLLNPPRELARDRRARAVSLLQRYGVLVALALLILFGALRYPGFLSAYNVFTVLGYNSMFGLIALGMTFVIMTGGIDLSVGSIAAFASVIGALLSPHGLWPALLGAVAAATLLGLVNGLLIAYARILPFITTLAMLLAARGLALLFANNQSVSVDYDHGFTALGQGNVGGVPFTAVLLGVAYVLGALLLRATPFGRHVLAVGGNEEAARLMGLNVERVKVLVYTLSGALAGLAGVILASQFGAGQPTEGLGWELTAIAAVVVGGTLLTGGLGSVGSTLVGVLLLGIIFNILNFENGRGTISLSAYWQSVIRGAFLLLVVVLQNRLTRRAAGGGS, encoded by the coding sequence ATGTCCCTGCTGAATCCCCCGCGCGAACTGGCGCGGGACCGCCGCGCCCGCGCCGTGAGCCTGCTGCAACGCTACGGCGTGCTGGTGGCGCTGGCCCTGCTGATCCTGTTCGGCGCGCTGCGCTATCCGGGGTTCCTGAGCGCCTACAACGTGTTCACCGTGCTGGGTTACAACTCGATGTTCGGCCTGATCGCGCTGGGCATGACCTTCGTGATCATGACGGGCGGCATCGACCTCTCGGTGGGGAGTATCGCGGCCTTTGCCAGCGTGATCGGCGCCCTCCTCAGCCCGCACGGTCTGTGGCCCGCCCTGCTGGGCGCGGTGGCCGCCGCGACGCTGCTGGGGCTGGTGAACGGCCTGCTGATCGCCTACGCGCGCATCCTGCCCTTCATCACCACGCTGGCGATGCTGCTCGCCGCGCGCGGCCTGGCGCTGCTGTTTGCGAACAACCAGTCGGTCAGCGTGGACTACGACCACGGCTTCACGGCTCTGGGACAGGGGAACGTGGGCGGGGTGCCGTTCACGGCGGTCCTGCTGGGGGTGGCCTATGTGCTGGGTGCCCTGCTGCTGCGCGCCACACCGTTCGGGCGGCACGTCCTCGCGGTGGGCGGCAACGAGGAAGCCGCCCGGCTGATGGGCCTGAACGTGGAGCGCGTGAAGGTGCTGGTCTACACCCTGTCCGGCGCCCTGGCGGGCCTGGCGGGGGTGATCCTGGCCTCGCAGTTCGGGGCCGGGCAGCCCACCGAGGGCCTGGGGTGGGAACTCACCGCCATCGCCGCCGTCGTCGTGGGCGGCACGCTCCTCACCGGGGGCCTGGGGTCGGTGGGAAGCACGCTGGTGGGGGTGCTGCTCCTGGGCATCATCTTCAACATCCTCAACTTCGAAAACGGGCGCGGCACCATCAGCCTCAGCGCGTACTGGCAGAGCGTGATCCGGGGAGCCTTCCTGCTGCTGGTGGTCGTGCTGCAAAACCGGCTGACCCGCCGGGCGGCTGGGGGCGGGTCCTGA
- a CDS encoding ABC transporter permease: MADSNAGPVAPQAPGRARQRAGWWRGHTQIHAALAALVLLFLFNALFTPHFLSVQTLNVNLTQVATTVIVAVGMTLVIATGGIDLSVGALMAISGALAPMLFGHPPFGNAALGVLLAFTVPVLVAGGFGLFNGTLITRFGLQPFIATLILFIAGRGIAQVMTNGQLQTFANAPFQYIGLGRPFGIPFQVILMLAVVALFAWIMARTVFGRYVLAVGGNEAAARLAGVPVQRVKLLVYTISGLLSGVAGLIVIAINSSSDANQVGLNMELDAIAAVAVGGTPLTGGRATILGTLLGALIIQLIRFTLLAKGVPDAAALVVKAAIILLAVYVQRQQH; the protein is encoded by the coding sequence GTGGCTGACTCCAACGCGGGACCCGTCGCCCCGCAGGCGCCCGGACGTGCCCGGCAGCGCGCAGGGTGGTGGCGTGGCCACACGCAGATTCACGCCGCGCTGGCCGCGCTGGTGCTGCTTTTCCTGTTCAATGCCCTCTTCACGCCGCACTTCCTGAGCGTCCAGACCCTCAACGTGAACCTGACCCAGGTGGCGACCACCGTGATCGTCGCGGTCGGGATGACCCTGGTGATCGCCACGGGTGGCATCGACCTCAGCGTGGGCGCGCTGATGGCGATCAGCGGCGCGCTGGCCCCGATGCTGTTCGGGCACCCGCCCTTCGGGAACGCGGCGCTGGGCGTGCTGCTCGCGTTCACCGTGCCGGTCCTGGTGGCGGGTGGCTTTGGCCTCTTCAACGGCACGCTGATCACGCGCTTCGGCCTCCAGCCCTTCATCGCCACGCTGATCCTGTTCATCGCGGGGCGCGGCATCGCGCAGGTGATGACGAACGGGCAGCTCCAGACCTTTGCCAACGCCCCCTTCCAGTACATCGGCCTGGGCCGTCCCTTCGGGATTCCCTTCCAGGTGATCCTGATGCTGGCGGTTGTCGCGCTCTTCGCCTGGATCATGGCGCGGACGGTGTTCGGGCGCTACGTCCTGGCGGTGGGCGGGAACGAGGCGGCCGCGCGCCTCGCCGGGGTGCCCGTGCAGCGGGTGAAACTGCTGGTGTACACCATCAGCGGCCTGCTGTCGGGGGTCGCGGGCCTGATCGTGATTGCCATCAATTCCTCCTCGGACGCCAATCAGGTCGGCCTCAACATGGAACTGGACGCCATCGCCGCCGTCGCGGTGGGCGGCACGCCCCTCACCGGCGGGCGCGCGACCATCCTGGGAACACTGCTGGGCGCCCTGATCATTCAACTGATCCGCTTCACGCTGCTCGCCAAGGGCGTGCCCGACGCGGCGGCCCTGGTGGTGAAGGCGGCCATCATCCTGCTCGCCGTGTACGTGCAGCGGCAGCAGCATTAG
- a CDS encoding sugar ABC transporter ATP-binding protein, with product MNDAQPLLVMEGITKTFPGVLALQDASLHVGQGEVHALIGQNGAGKSTLIKILTGAYRRDRGTVRLAGQEVDFHSPQAAQRGGISTIYQEVNLVGFRSVAENVFLGREPRRGLFIDWRAMNAEARRLLERFGVRVDVTRPLASYSVAVQQMVAIARAVSFQSRLVIMDEPTSSLDDREVETLFGVIRQLKGDGVGVVFVSHRLDELYAVCDRVTIMRDGRTVDERAMGDISKLELVAKMLGKEIGEVRREGETAFERSGPPGETLLEAWHLRTGPALKDASLNVRAGEIVGLAGLLGSGRSETARAIFGADDLTGGELRVNGAPARFRSPAGAIARGIGFCSEDRKTEGIIPHMTVRENLTLALLPALARSGVVDAARQAEIVDRFIAQLGIKTAGPDQKIRELSGGNQQKVLLARWLCLNPELLILDEPTRGIDVGAKAEIQRLLSELAREGLGVLMISSELEELAEGSNRVVVLREGRTVTELSREELTQDRIMAAMAQDPSPLAVTGAPEGGARG from the coding sequence GTGAACGACGCCCAACCCCTCCTCGTGATGGAGGGCATCACCAAGACCTTTCCCGGCGTCCTGGCCCTGCAAGACGCCTCGCTACACGTGGGGCAGGGCGAGGTCCACGCCCTGATCGGGCAGAACGGCGCGGGGAAAAGTACCCTGATCAAGATTCTGACGGGCGCGTACCGCAGGGACCGGGGCACCGTCCGCCTCGCCGGGCAGGAGGTGGACTTCCATTCCCCGCAGGCCGCGCAGCGCGGCGGCATCAGCACCATCTACCAGGAGGTCAATCTGGTCGGCTTCCGCTCCGTCGCGGAGAATGTCTTCCTGGGGCGTGAACCCCGCCGGGGCCTCTTCATAGACTGGCGCGCCATGAACGCGGAGGCGCGCAGACTGCTGGAACGCTTCGGCGTGCGGGTGGACGTGACGCGGCCCCTGGCGTCCTATAGCGTCGCCGTGCAGCAGATGGTCGCCATTGCCCGCGCCGTGTCCTTCCAGAGCCGCCTGGTGATCATGGACGAACCGACCTCCTCGCTCGACGACCGCGAGGTGGAGACGCTGTTCGGCGTGATCCGGCAACTGAAGGGGGACGGCGTGGGCGTGGTCTTCGTCTCGCACCGCCTCGACGAGCTGTATGCCGTGTGTGACCGCGTCACCATCATGCGCGACGGGCGCACGGTGGACGAGCGGGCGATGGGGGACATCAGCAAACTCGAACTGGTGGCGAAGATGCTCGGCAAGGAGATCGGGGAGGTGCGCCGCGAGGGCGAGACGGCCTTCGAGCGCAGCGGGCCGCCCGGCGAGACGCTGCTCGAAGCCTGGCACCTCCGCACCGGGCCTGCCCTGAAAGACGCCAGCCTCAACGTGCGTGCGGGGGAGATCGTGGGCCTGGCGGGCCTGCTCGGCTCGGGGCGCAGCGAGACGGCGCGGGCGATCTTCGGCGCGGACGACCTGACCGGGGGCGAGCTGCGGGTGAACGGCGCGCCCGCGCGCTTCCGCTCGCCCGCTGGCGCCATCGCGCGCGGCATCGGCTTCTGCTCGGAGGACCGCAAGACGGAAGGCATCATCCCGCACATGACCGTCCGGGAGAATCTCACGCTCGCGCTGTTGCCTGCCCTGGCGCGTTCTGGCGTCGTGGACGCGGCGCGGCAGGCGGAGATCGTGGACCGGTTCATCGCCCAGCTCGGCATCAAGACCGCCGGACCCGATCAGAAGATCCGTGAACTCTCCGGCGGCAACCAGCAGAAGGTCTTGCTGGCCCGCTGGCTGTGCCTGAACCCGGAACTGCTGATCCTCGACGAACCCACCCGCGGCATCGACGTGGGGGCCAAGGCCGAGATTCAGCGCCTGCTGAGCGAACTCGCGCGGGAAGGCCTGGGTGTGCTGATGATCAGCAGCGAACTGGAGGAACTCGCGGAAGGCTCAAATCGCGTCGTGGTGTTGCGCGAGGGCCGCACGGTGACGGAACTTTCGCGTGAGGAGCTGACGCAGGACCGCATCATGGCGGCGATGGCGCAGGACCCGAGTCCCCTCGCCGTGACCGGGGCACCGGAAGGAGGGGCGCGTGGCTGA
- a CDS encoding ABC transporter substrate-binding protein — MKRPLALSVMLAAAGLSAFALAQGLPKLAQKKTYKVGFAQTESNNPWRLAQTKSMQDEAKKLGWQLVYTDAAGSAAKQVSDVDSMIAQRVDAIFLAPREEKPLAAAVKKARAAGIPVILLDRTVDPKLAKPGVDYVTFIGSDFVQEGQRAADWLAKKTNGKATIIELEGTTGSSPANDRKTGFDTYIKKFPGMKIVASQSGDFARDKGRQVMETLLQAHPDVTAVYAHNDEMALGAIAALEAAGKQPGKDVTVVSIDGEKDALQAIIDGKLGATVECNPRFGPKAYETLIRYARGDKIPAKIINPDRFFDANNAKASLSTSY; from the coding sequence ATGAAGCGTCCCCTCGCCCTCTCGGTCATGCTCGCCGCCGCCGGACTGTCCGCCTTCGCCCTCGCGCAGGGCCTGCCCAAACTGGCGCAGAAGAAGACCTACAAGGTCGGTTTTGCCCAGACGGAGAGCAACAATCCCTGGCGCCTCGCCCAGACCAAGAGCATGCAGGACGAGGCGAAGAAGCTGGGCTGGCAACTGGTGTACACCGACGCCGCCGGGTCCGCCGCCAAGCAGGTCAGCGACGTGGACTCGATGATCGCGCAGCGGGTGGACGCCATCTTCCTGGCGCCGCGTGAGGAAAAACCCCTGGCCGCCGCCGTGAAAAAGGCGCGCGCCGCCGGGATTCCGGTGATTCTCCTGGACCGCACGGTGGACCCCAAGCTGGCGAAGCCGGGGGTGGACTACGTGACCTTTATCGGCTCGGACTTCGTGCAGGAAGGCCAGCGCGCCGCTGACTGGCTCGCCAAGAAGACGAACGGCAAGGCCACCATCATCGAGCTGGAGGGCACCACCGGCTCCAGCCCCGCCAATGACCGCAAGACCGGCTTCGACACCTACATCAAGAAGTTCCCCGGCATGAAGATCGTCGCTTCGCAGTCCGGCGACTTTGCCCGCGACAAGGGCCGCCAGGTGATGGAGACGCTGCTCCAGGCGCACCCCGACGTGACCGCCGTGTACGCCCACAACGACGAGATGGCGCTGGGTGCCATCGCCGCCCTCGAAGCGGCGGGCAAGCAGCCCGGCAAGGACGTGACCGTCGTGTCCATCGACGGGGAAAAGGACGCGCTGCAAGCCATCATCGACGGGAAGCTCGGCGCGACGGTGGAATGCAACCCGCGCTTCGGCCCCAAGGCCTACGAGACGCTGATCCGCTACGCCAGGGGTGACAAGATTCCCGCCAAGATCATCAACCCCGACCGCTTCTTCGACGCCAACAACGCCAAGGCCAGCCTCAGCACCTCGTACTGA